The Streptomyces sp. NBC_01775 genome includes a region encoding these proteins:
- a CDS encoding DUF397 domain-containing protein: protein MNSMAEVSGDAAWFKSSYSNDQGGECVEGARLGGGVMAVRDSKQPDGPAFAFRADVWSAFVTSLKGGGEGHA, encoded by the coding sequence ATGAACAGCATGGCTGAGGTTTCCGGCGACGCTGCCTGGTTCAAGTCGAGTTACAGCAACGATCAGGGCGGCGAGTGCGTCGAAGGTGCCCGCCTGGGTGGTGGTGTGATGGCCGTACGGGACTCCAAGCAGCCCGACGGCCCCGCGTTCGCGTTCCGGGCTGACGTCTGGTCCGCGTTCGTCACGTCATTGAAGGGTGGGGGCGAGGGCCATGCTTGA
- a CDS encoding helix-turn-helix domain-containing protein: protein MITDIESATPALCRLQLGSELRQLRLAAGFNGRTVVRKLLWSPSKLTRLETGENVAVEPSDVIALCEIYGATPEKRAMLQGYAAVTKTRRDWWQSAEYRPVIRPGFKAYLGLEATASVFQNYASEFVPGLLQTEAYVRVIHERAHQGMSTEEVDSLVAVRMNRQEVLWRKDSPLKLTAIINEAVLHRTVGGSQVMRDQLGHIVDVATSFRNVRVQVVPFSSGAHPGMNGSFVVLQFPDRAAMRSLVYLENMADVWISRREGDVERYEEAFTDLQALAPGPQESLSLIKKAVKEH from the coding sequence ATGATCACCGACATCGAGTCGGCCACGCCCGCGCTGTGCCGCTTGCAACTCGGCAGTGAGCTGCGCCAACTGCGCCTGGCCGCAGGCTTCAACGGGCGCACCGTCGTCAGAAAGCTCCTGTGGAGCCCCTCGAAGCTGACCCGTCTGGAGACGGGCGAGAACGTGGCGGTGGAGCCGTCGGACGTCATAGCGCTCTGCGAGATCTACGGGGCGACCCCGGAGAAGCGGGCGATGTTGCAGGGGTACGCGGCGGTGACCAAGACGCGGCGGGACTGGTGGCAGTCGGCGGAGTACCGGCCGGTGATCCGGCCGGGTTTCAAGGCGTACTTGGGGTTGGAGGCCACGGCAAGTGTCTTCCAGAACTACGCATCCGAGTTCGTGCCGGGGTTGCTGCAAACCGAGGCGTATGTGCGCGTGATCCACGAGCGTGCTCACCAGGGTATGAGCACGGAAGAAGTGGATAGCCTGGTTGCTGTGCGGATGAACCGTCAGGAGGTGCTGTGGCGGAAGGACTCGCCGCTGAAGCTGACGGCCATCATCAACGAAGCCGTGCTGCACCGCACGGTTGGCGGTTCACAGGTGATGCGCGACCAACTGGGTCACATCGTGGACGTGGCTACGTCCTTTCGGAACGTGCGCGTACAGGTGGTGCCGTTCAGCTCCGGTGCGCATCCAGGAATGAACGGCTCGTTCGTTGTTCTGCAATTCCCTGACCGCGCTGCGATGCGGTCGCTCGTCTACCTGGAGAACATGGCGGACGTGTGGATCAGCCGTCGAGAAGGGGATGTGGAGCGGTACGAGGAGGCGTTCACCGACCTGCAAGCACTGGCTCCGGGACCGCAGGAGTCCCTGAGCCTGATCAAGAAAGCAGTCAAGGAGCATTGA
- a CDS encoding cobalt-precorrin-6A reductase, whose protein sequence is MHVLILGGTTEARQLAGLLHGAGPDHGAGPDHSAGRDHRAGPGLRTTSSLAGRVADPRLPPGEVRVGGFGGVAGLTEWLREHRVDVLIDATHPFAETISFNAARAAATAHVPLLALRRPGWVAGEGDDWHPAGSLTEAAALLPGLGRRVFLTTGRMGLAAFAGPGSADLWFLARSVDPPEPGQPLPARLELLLERGPFSLEAERDLLRGHRIDVLVTKDSGGAATAPKLVAAREAGIPVVVVRRPPVPEGVRVVAGPQEAAEAVRAL, encoded by the coding sequence GTGCACGTACTGATCCTGGGCGGCACCACCGAGGCCCGGCAGCTGGCCGGACTGCTGCACGGCGCGGGGCCGGACCATGGCGCGGGCCCGGACCACAGCGCCGGACGGGACCACCGCGCCGGGCCGGGCCTTCGGACGACCAGCTCCCTCGCGGGCCGGGTCGCCGACCCGCGGCTGCCGCCGGGCGAGGTGCGGGTCGGGGGGTTCGGGGGAGTGGCGGGCCTGACGGAATGGCTGCGCGAGCACCGCGTGGACGTACTCATCGACGCCACCCATCCCTTCGCCGAGACCATCAGCTTCAACGCCGCGCGGGCCGCGGCCACCGCCCATGTTCCCCTGCTCGCGTTGCGCCGCCCCGGCTGGGTCGCGGGTGAGGGCGACGACTGGCATCCGGCCGGTTCCCTGACGGAGGCGGCGGCGCTGCTGCCGGGGCTGGGGCGCCGGGTCTTCCTGACGACGGGACGCATGGGACTCGCCGCCTTCGCCGGGCCGGGATCGGCGGACTTGTGGTTCCTCGCCCGCTCCGTCGACCCGCCGGAGCCGGGGCAGCCGCTCCCGGCCCGGCTGGAGCTGCTGCTGGAGCGCGGACCGTTCTCACTGGAGGCGGAACGGGACCTGCTGCGCGGCCACCGCATCGACGTCCTGGTGACGAAGGACAGCGGCGGCGCGGCGACGGCACCCAAGCTGGTGGCCGCGCGCGAGGCGGGCATCCCGGTGGTGGTGGTCCGGCGGCCTCCGGTGCCGGAGGGGGTGCGGGTGGTGGCCGGTCCGCAGGAGGCGGCGGAGGCGGTACGGGCACTCTGA
- a CDS encoding cobalt-precorrin-5B (C(1))-methyltransferase — translation MGHSEPKGGRGAQLKHTGLRPGWTTGACATAAATAAYTALLTGDFPDPVTITLPKGQTPAFALAKEELSEGAAMAGVVKDAGDDPDVTHGAVVRATVRPLGPGSGVVFRAGPGVGTVTRPGLPLEVGEPAVNPVPRQLIREHLARVAARYGSGGGMEAAAEAGVEAEAGVEADVEVTLSVDNGEEIARSTWNPRLGILGGLSILGTTGIVVPYSCSAWIDSIRRGVDVARAAGRTHVAGCTGSTSERTVVAEYGLPEDALLDMGDFAGAVLKYVRRHPVDRLTVCGGFAKLSKLAAGHLDLHSQRSQVDKAFLAELARRGGAGAALAAEVEGANTGLAALQLCAAAGVPLGDLVAESARDEALAVLRGAPVRVDVICIDRAGAVVGRSEVRRTLSGGHGLKAPPP, via the coding sequence GTGGGACATAGTGAGCCCAAAGGCGGACGCGGCGCCCAACTCAAGCACACCGGGCTGCGCCCCGGCTGGACGACCGGTGCCTGCGCGACGGCGGCGGCCACCGCCGCCTACACCGCGCTGCTGACCGGCGACTTTCCCGACCCCGTGACGATCACCCTGCCCAAGGGCCAGACACCCGCCTTCGCGCTGGCGAAGGAAGAGCTGAGCGAGGGCGCCGCCATGGCGGGCGTCGTCAAGGACGCGGGGGACGATCCGGACGTCACCCACGGGGCCGTCGTCCGTGCGACGGTACGGCCGCTGGGCCCCGGTTCCGGGGTCGTCTTCCGCGCCGGACCGGGGGTCGGCACGGTCACCCGGCCGGGGCTCCCGCTGGAGGTGGGCGAACCGGCGGTCAATCCCGTGCCGCGCCAGCTGATCCGCGAGCACCTGGCGCGGGTGGCGGCGCGGTACGGCAGCGGCGGCGGCATGGAGGCCGCAGCCGAGGCCGGTGTCGAGGCCGAGGCCGGTGTCGAGGCCGACGTCGAGGTGACGCTGTCGGTCGACAACGGCGAGGAGATCGCCCGCTCGACATGGAACCCGCGCCTCGGGATCCTGGGCGGGCTGTCGATCCTGGGCACGACCGGCATCGTCGTCCCGTACTCGTGCTCGGCCTGGATCGACTCGATCCGCCGTGGAGTGGATGTGGCGCGGGCGGCGGGGCGGACGCATGTGGCGGGGTGTACGGGCTCGACGTCGGAGCGGACGGTCGTCGCCGAGTACGGGCTGCCCGAGGACGCGCTGCTGGACATGGGGGACTTCGCCGGCGCCGTACTCAAGTATGTGCGCCGCCACCCCGTCGACCGGCTGACGGTGTGCGGCGGCTTCGCCAAGCTGTCCAAACTGGCGGCCGGCCACCTGGACCTGCACTCCCAGCGCTCCCAGGTCGACAAGGCCTTCCTGGCGGAGCTGGCCCGGCGCGGCGGCGCGGGGGCGGCGCTGGCCGCCGAGGTGGAAGGGGCCAACACGGGATTGGCCGCGCTCCAGCTGTGCGCGGCGGCGGGCGTCCCGCTCGGCGACCTCGTCGCGGAGTCCGCGCGCGATGAGGCGCTGGCGGTGCTGCGGGGTGCGCCGGTGCGCGTGGACGTGATCTGCATCGACCGCGCGGGGGCGGTCGTGGGCCGCAGCGAGGTCCGCCGGACCTTGTCCGGCGGACACGGTTTGAAGGCCCCGCCTCCCTGA
- the cobM gene encoding precorrin-4 C(11)-methyltransferase, which translates to MTVYFIGAGPGAADLITVRGARTLAACQVCLYAGSLVPRELLDDCPPGARLVDTAHLDLDAITDEMVRAHGEGHDVARLHSGDPSVFSAVAEQMRRLDAAGVPYEVVPGVPAFAAAAAALKRELTVPTVGQTVVLTRIARQATPMPPGEDLATLGSSGALLVVHLAARYADEVVAELLPHYGADCPAAVVAFASRPDEVVLRGTLADIADQVRAAGISKTAVILVGRVLAAAGFRDSHLYSTERPRYDCPAERPRHDC; encoded by the coding sequence ATGACCGTGTACTTCATCGGGGCGGGCCCTGGCGCCGCCGACCTGATCACGGTGCGCGGCGCCCGTACGCTCGCCGCCTGCCAGGTGTGCCTGTACGCGGGCAGTCTGGTGCCCCGCGAACTCCTGGACGACTGCCCGCCGGGCGCCCGACTGGTCGACACCGCCCACCTGGACCTGGACGCCATCACCGACGAAATGGTGCGGGCGCACGGCGAGGGCCACGACGTGGCCCGCCTCCACTCGGGCGATCCGTCCGTCTTCAGCGCCGTCGCAGAACAGATGCGCCGCCTGGACGCGGCCGGAGTGCCGTACGAAGTGGTGCCCGGCGTCCCCGCGTTCGCCGCCGCGGCGGCGGCGCTGAAGCGGGAGCTGACGGTGCCCACGGTCGGCCAGACCGTCGTCCTGACCCGCATCGCCCGCCAGGCCACGCCCATGCCTCCCGGTGAGGACCTCGCCACCCTGGGCAGCAGCGGCGCGCTGCTGGTCGTGCACCTGGCGGCGCGGTACGCCGATGAGGTGGTCGCGGAACTCCTGCCGCACTACGGCGCGGACTGCCCCGCCGCGGTGGTGGCCTTCGCCAGCCGCCCCGACGAGGTGGTGCTACGCGGCACCCTCGCGGACATCGCCGACCAGGTGAGGGCCGCCGGCATCAGCAAGACGGCGGTGATCCTGGTCGGCCGAGTACTGGCCGCCGCCGGCTTCCGCGACAGCCACCTCTACTCGACGGAGCGCCCCCGCTACGATTGCCCCGCGGAGCGCCCCCGCCACGATTGTTGA
- the cbiT gene encoding precorrin-6Y C5,15-methyltransferase (decarboxylating) subunit CbiT, whose translation MTAPASSAVPPDVTVVGIGADGWDGLTRASRAALCEAEVLIGGARQLALLPDECAGERVAWPTPLRPAVPALLAAHAGRRIAVLASGDPMHFGVGRALAEVLGAGVLGAEALGTQALGTEALGTGVPRALPRVLPHPSSVSYACARLGWPQEDIEVISVVGRPVARIAAALYEGRRLLVLSAGAGTPGEVATLLRERGFGPSRLRVLEQLGGERERSYGATADDWPHPPGDPLNIVAVECVRDPGGLRLGAVPGLPDTAYEHDGQLTKRHVRAATLAALAPAPGELLWDIGGGAGSVAVEWLRTHPACRAVTVERDPERAARIARNAERLGVPGLRVVTGTAPGALEGLPAPDAVFVGGGLTAPGLLDACWAALPEGGRLVANTVTLESEALLADRYRRHGGELVRLAVAHAVPVGGFTGWRQAMPVTQWSVRKGGPAPAAPSPPVAGDDA comes from the coding sequence ATGACAGCCCCCGCCTCGTCCGCGGTCCCACCGGACGTCACCGTCGTGGGGATCGGGGCCGACGGGTGGGACGGGCTCACGCGGGCGTCCCGGGCGGCGCTGTGTGAGGCCGAGGTGCTCATCGGCGGCGCCCGTCAGCTCGCGCTGTTGCCCGACGAGTGCGCGGGGGAGCGCGTGGCCTGGCCCACACCGCTGCGGCCCGCCGTCCCCGCCCTGCTGGCCGCGCACGCCGGACGCCGTATCGCCGTACTGGCCAGCGGCGACCCGATGCACTTCGGCGTCGGGCGCGCGCTCGCCGAGGTTCTGGGCGCCGGGGTCCTGGGTGCCGAGGCCCTCGGCACCCAGGCCCTCGGCACCGAGGCCCTGGGCACCGGGGTGCCGAGGGCGCTGCCGCGTGTGCTGCCGCACCCCTCCTCCGTTTCGTACGCCTGCGCGCGGCTGGGCTGGCCGCAGGAGGACATCGAGGTCATCAGCGTTGTCGGGCGCCCCGTCGCGCGGATCGCTGCCGCGCTGTACGAGGGGCGGCGGCTGCTGGTCCTCAGCGCGGGCGCCGGCACCCCCGGCGAGGTCGCCACGCTGCTGCGCGAACGCGGGTTCGGGCCCAGCCGGCTGCGGGTGCTCGAACAGCTCGGCGGCGAGCGCGAACGCTCCTACGGAGCCACCGCCGACGACTGGCCCCACCCGCCCGGTGATCCCCTCAACATCGTCGCCGTCGAGTGCGTACGGGACCCGGGCGGGCTGCGACTCGGCGCCGTCCCCGGGCTGCCGGACACCGCCTACGAGCACGACGGGCAGCTCACCAAGCGCCACGTCCGCGCCGCCACCCTGGCCGCGCTGGCGCCCGCGCCCGGCGAGCTGCTGTGGGACATCGGTGGCGGCGCGGGCTCCGTGGCCGTCGAATGGCTGCGCACCCACCCCGCGTGCCGCGCGGTGACCGTCGAACGCGACCCCGAACGGGCCGCGCGCATCGCCCGCAACGCCGAACGGCTCGGCGTGCCCGGCCTGCGCGTCGTCACCGGCACGGCACCCGGCGCGCTGGAGGGACTCCCCGCCCCCGACGCCGTGTTCGTGGGCGGCGGCCTCACCGCGCCCGGCCTGCTCGACGCCTGCTGGGCGGCGCTGCCCGAGGGCGGCCGGCTCGTCGCCAACACCGTCACGCTGGAGTCCGAGGCGCTGCTCGCCGACCGCTACCGGCGCCACGGCGGCGAACTGGTGCGCCTCGCCGTCGCGCATGCCGTCCCGGTGGGCGGCTTCACCGGCTGGCGCCAGGCGATGCCCGTGACGCAGTGGTCGGTCCGCAAGGGCGGACCCGCTCCCGCTGCGCCTTCCCCACCCGTGGCAGGAGACGACGCATGA
- a CDS encoding S9 family peptidase, translating to MDQNAKPDGPMPDWEKRFRAPRVSLPEWAEDAPARSLFVSNATGTFELYSWDRTTGEQRQVTDRPNGTTDGALTPDGEWIWWFSDTDGDEFGVWMRQPFGGGADTPAAAPLAASYPAGLAIGRDGTVIVGRSTDEEGSTIHVVRPDAAPEEIYRHAESAGVGDLSHDGSLLVIEHTEHGDAMHSALRVVRADGSTVAELDDSEGGTKELGLSVLGFAPVDGDTRLLVGHQRHGRWEPMIWDPADGTTKELDLGLPGDVSAEWYPDASGLLIVHSHQARDELFRYDLASGERTRVETPAGSVLGATARPDGTVEFLWSSAAQPPQVRSTTGATVLDPPGMKAPGSVPVEDAWVEGPGGRIHALVQKPAGEGPFPTVFEVHGGPTHHDSDSFAGQPAAWVDHGFAVVRVNYRGSTGYGRAWTDALKHRIGLIELEDIDAVREWAVGSGLADPDRLVLAGGSWGGYLTLLGLGTQPEAWALGLAAVPVADYVTAYHDEMEALKSMDRTLLGGTPEEVPERFEASSPLTYVDKVRAPVYISAGVNDPRCPIRQVENYVTRLAERSHPHEVYRYDAGHGSLVVEERIKQVRLEIDFALRHLPRPAPGGGPALPARPE from the coding sequence ATGGATCAGAACGCAAAGCCCGACGGCCCGATGCCCGACTGGGAGAAGCGGTTCCGGGCGCCGCGCGTCTCACTGCCGGAGTGGGCCGAGGACGCGCCCGCCCGGTCCCTGTTCGTCTCCAACGCGACGGGCACGTTCGAGCTGTATTCCTGGGACCGTACGACCGGCGAGCAGCGGCAGGTCACCGACCGGCCGAACGGAACCACCGACGGCGCGCTGACGCCGGACGGGGAGTGGATCTGGTGGTTCTCCGACACCGACGGGGACGAGTTCGGGGTGTGGATGCGCCAGCCCTTCGGCGGCGGCGCCGACACCCCGGCGGCGGCCCCGCTGGCCGCCTCGTACCCGGCGGGCCTGGCCATCGGCCGGGACGGCACGGTGATCGTCGGCCGCTCCACGGACGAGGAGGGCTCGACCATCCACGTGGTGCGCCCTGACGCCGCACCCGAGGAGATCTACCGGCACGCGGAGTCGGCCGGGGTGGGCGATCTCTCCCACGACGGCTCGCTGCTGGTGATCGAGCACACCGAGCACGGCGACGCCATGCACTCCGCGCTGCGCGTCGTGCGCGCCGACGGCTCGACGGTCGCCGAGCTGGACGACAGCGAGGGCGGCACCAAGGAGCTGGGCCTGAGCGTGCTGGGCTTCGCCCCGGTGGACGGGGACACCCGGCTGCTGGTCGGCCACCAGCGGCACGGCCGGTGGGAGCCGATGATCTGGGACCCGGCGGACGGCACCACGAAGGAGCTGGACCTGGGGCTGCCGGGCGACGTGTCGGCCGAGTGGTACCCGGACGCGAGCGGGCTGCTGATCGTCCACAGCCACCAGGCGCGCGACGAGCTGTTCCGCTACGACCTGGCATCCGGCGAGCGCACCCGCGTCGAGACCCCGGCGGGCTCGGTGCTGGGCGCGACGGCCCGCCCGGACGGCACGGTGGAGTTTCTGTGGTCCTCGGCGGCGCAGCCGCCCCAGGTCCGCTCGACGACGGGCGCGACCGTGCTGGATCCCCCGGGCATGAAGGCGCCGGGCTCGGTGCCGGTCGAGGACGCCTGGGTGGAGGGCCCCGGCGGGCGGATCCACGCGCTGGTGCAGAAGCCGGCGGGCGAGGGTCCGTTCCCGACCGTCTTCGAGGTGCACGGCGGCCCCACCCACCACGACAGCGACTCCTTCGCGGGCCAGCCCGCCGCCTGGGTGGACCACGGCTTCGCCGTCGTCCGCGTCAACTACCGCGGCTCGACCGGCTACGGCCGCGCCTGGACCGACGCGCTCAAGCACCGGATCGGCCTGATCGAGCTGGAGGACATCGACGCGGTGCGCGAGTGGGCCGTCGGCTCGGGCCTCGCGGACCCGGACCGGCTGGTGCTGGCGGGCGGCTCGTGGGGCGGATACCTCACGCTGCTGGGCCTCGGTACCCAGCCCGAGGCGTGGGCGCTGGGCCTGGCGGCGGTGCCGGTCGCGGACTATGTCACGGCCTACCACGACGAGATGGAGGCCCTGAAGTCGATGGACAGGACGCTGCTGGGCGGCACCCCCGAGGAGGTGCCGGAGCGCTTCGAGGCGTCCTCACCGCTCACCTACGTCGACAAGGTGCGCGCCCCCGTCTACATCTCCGCCGGGGTCAACGACCCGCGCTGCCCGATCCGTCAGGTCGAGAACTACGTGACGCGGCTGGCGGAGCGAAGCCACCCGCACGAGGTCTACCGCTACGACGCCGGGCACGGCTCGCTCGTCGTGGAGGAGCGGATCAAGCAGGTCAGGCTGGAGATCGACTTCGCGCTGCGTCATCTTCCGCGGCCTGCTCCGGGAGGGGGCCCGGCTCTTCCGGCCCGCCCGGAATGA
- a CDS encoding SURF1 family protein, translating into MYRFLLTPRWWGINILAVLAIPVCLLMGSWQLSRFDDRVENHQQQEKQADSAAHAKASPLARLLPVTEDTVGRTAEVTGRFDAAHPLLVPGRTVEDEKGFYVLSLLRTDGAGRADGTGRKGKGESAKALPVVRGWLPGGADPAKVPPPPKGEVSVKGVLQASESQNDAAEGATGGLPDGQLGFISAAALVNVVPYRVQDAWLTEQHTDKPLRPVPPVAPDNTGLDMKAFQNLGYTAQWFVFAGFVVFMWFRFFRMEAEVARDTALGLIPGGPEEPGPLPEQAAEDDAARSRSPA; encoded by the coding sequence GTGTACCGGTTTCTGCTCACCCCGCGGTGGTGGGGGATCAACATCCTGGCCGTTCTGGCGATTCCGGTCTGTCTGCTGATGGGGAGCTGGCAGCTCAGCCGGTTCGACGACCGGGTCGAGAACCATCAGCAGCAAGAGAAGCAGGCCGACTCGGCGGCGCACGCCAAGGCGAGCCCGCTGGCCCGGCTGCTGCCCGTCACGGAGGACACCGTCGGGCGCACCGCGGAGGTCACCGGCCGCTTCGACGCCGCACACCCGCTGCTGGTGCCCGGCCGTACGGTCGAGGACGAGAAGGGCTTCTACGTCCTGTCCCTGCTGCGCACCGACGGCGCCGGCCGTGCCGACGGCACCGGCCGCAAGGGGAAGGGCGAGAGCGCGAAGGCGCTGCCCGTCGTGCGCGGCTGGCTGCCCGGCGGCGCCGACCCCGCGAAGGTGCCGCCGCCGCCCAAGGGCGAGGTGAGCGTCAAGGGGGTGCTCCAGGCATCCGAGTCGCAGAACGACGCGGCCGAGGGTGCCACCGGCGGACTGCCCGACGGGCAGCTCGGCTTCATCAGCGCCGCGGCCCTCGTCAACGTCGTCCCCTACCGGGTGCAGGACGCGTGGCTCACCGAGCAGCACACCGACAAACCGCTGAGGCCGGTGCCGCCGGTAGCGCCCGACAACACCGGCCTCGATATGAAGGCGTTCCAGAACCTCGGCTACACGGCGCAGTGGTTCGTCTTCGCCGGGTTCGTGGTCTTCATGTGGTTCCGCTTCTTCCGCATGGAGGCGGAGGTCGCCAGGGACACGGCCCTCGGTCTCATTCCGGGCGGGCCGGAAGAGCCGGGCCCCCTCCCGGAGCAGGCCGCGGAAGATGACGCAGCGCGAAGTCGATCTCCAGCCTGA
- a CDS encoding SigE family RNA polymerase sigma factor has protein sequence MPVIAPWPAARPARLPGQRGDTDDAMAAGTTVDHLTETYRAHYKSLLGLAALLLDDTASCEDVVQEAFIRVHSARKRVRDPEKTLAYLRQTVVNLSRSALRRRILGLKLLSKPMPDMASAEEGAYEQLERDQLIQAMRGLQRRQREVLVLRYFADMTEAQVAKTLGLSLGSVKAYGSRGIAALRTVMEATS, from the coding sequence ATGCCTGTGATCGCGCCCTGGCCTGCCGCTCGGCCCGCACGCTTGCCCGGACAGCGTGGGGATACTGACGACGCGATGGCAGCGGGCACCACAGTCGACCACCTGACCGAGACCTATCGCGCCCACTACAAGTCCCTCCTCGGGCTCGCGGCGCTGCTGCTGGATGACACCGCCTCGTGCGAGGACGTCGTCCAGGAGGCGTTCATCCGCGTGCACTCGGCGCGCAAGCGTGTGCGGGACCCTGAGAAGACCCTCGCCTACCTACGGCAGACGGTCGTGAATCTGTCCCGCTCCGCGCTGCGCCGTCGCATCCTCGGGCTGAAGCTGCTCTCCAAGCCGATGCCCGACATGGCGAGCGCCGAGGAGGGGGCCTATGAACAGCTCGAACGGGATCAGTTGATACAGGCGATGCGTGGCTTGCAGCGGCGTCAGCGGGAAGTGTTGGTGCTGCGCTATTTCGCCGACATGACCGAGGCGCAGGTGGCCAAGACGCTCGGCCTCTCGCTCGGCTCCGTGAAGGCGTACGGATCCCGTGGCATCGCCGCCCTGCGTACTGTCATGGAGGCCACGTCATGA
- a CDS encoding aspartate kinase, whose protein sequence is MGLVVQKYGGSSVADAEGIKRVAKRIVEAKKNGKQVVVVVSAMGDTTDELIDLASEVSPVASGREFDMLLTAGERISMALLAMAIKSLGHEAQSFTGSQAGLITDSAHNKARIIDVTPGRIKSSVDEGNIAIVAGFQGVSQDSKDITTLGRGGSDTTAVALAAALDAEVCEIYTDVDGVFTADPRVVKKAKKIDRISFEDMLELASSGSKVLLHRCVEYARRYNIPIHVRSSFSGLKGTWVSNEQPDGQGEESMEQAIISGVAHDTSEAKVTVVGVPDKPGEAAAIFRVIADSEVNIDMVVQNVSAASTGLTDISFTLPKSEGKKAIGALEKSQGAIGYDSLRYDDQIAKISLVGAGMKTNPGVTASFFEALSNAGVNIELISTSEIRISVVTREEAVNDAVRAVHTAFGLDSETDEAVVYGGTGR, encoded by the coding sequence GTGGGCCTTGTCGTGCAGAAGTACGGCGGCTCCTCCGTTGCCGATGCCGAGGGCATCAAGCGCGTTGCCAAGCGAATCGTCGAAGCCAAGAAGAACGGCAAGCAGGTTGTCGTAGTGGTTTCGGCGATGGGTGACACGACGGACGAGCTGATCGATCTTGCCTCAGAGGTGTCTCCGGTCGCCTCCGGGCGCGAGTTCGACATGCTGCTGACCGCCGGAGAGCGGATCTCCATGGCCCTGCTGGCGATGGCGATCAAATCCCTCGGACACGAGGCGCAGTCGTTCACCGGCAGCCAGGCCGGACTGATCACCGACTCCGCGCACAACAAGGCGCGGATCATCGATGTCACCCCGGGCCGCATCAAGAGCTCGGTGGACGAGGGCAACATCGCCATCGTCGCCGGGTTCCAGGGCGTCTCCCAGGACAGCAAGGACATCACGACGCTGGGCCGGGGCGGTTCGGACACCACGGCCGTCGCGCTGGCGGCGGCGCTGGACGCCGAGGTCTGTGAGATCTACACGGACGTCGACGGCGTCTTCACCGCCGACCCCCGGGTCGTGAAGAAGGCGAAGAAGATCGACAGGATCTCCTTCGAGGACATGCTGGAGCTGGCCAGCTCCGGCTCCAAGGTGCTGCTGCACCGGTGCGTGGAGTACGCGCGCCGCTACAACATCCCTATCCACGTGCGGTCTTCCTTCTCCGGCCTGAAGGGCACGTGGGTCAGCAACGAGCAGCCGGACGGGCAAGGGGAAGAGTCGATGGAGCAGGCGATCATCTCGGGTGTCGCGCACGACACCTCCGAGGCGAAGGTCACGGTCGTCGGAGTGCCGGACAAGCCGGGTGAAGCCGCGGCGATCTTCCGCGTGATCGCGGATTCCGAGGTCAACATCGACATGGTCGTCCAGAACGTGTCCGCCGCCTCCACGGGGCTGACCGACATCTCCTTCACGCTGCCCAAGTCCGAGGGCAAGAAGGCCATCGGCGCGCTGGAGAAGTCGCAGGGCGCGATCGGCTACGACTCGCTGCGCTACGACGACCAGATCGCCAAGATCTCGCTGGTCGGCGCCGGGATGAAGACGAACCCCGGGGTCACCGCGTCGTTCTTCGAGGCGCTGTCCAACGCGGGGGTCAACATCGAGCTGATCTCCACCTCCGAGATCCGGATCTCGGTCGTGACGCGCGAGGAGGCCGTCAACGACGCCGTCCGCGCGGTGCATACGGCCTTCGGCCTGGACAGCGAGACGGACGAGGCGGTTGTTTATGGGGGGACGGGGCGGTAG